One stretch of Amycolatopsis tolypomycina DNA includes these proteins:
- a CDS encoding PadR family transcriptional regulator, whose product MPSRKIRNTLALALLGLLLERPMHPYEMASTLRERYKDSTFKINPGSLYDTVEALAKHRWIEPVETVRDGNRPERTVYAHTELGHQEFVAWLDELVREPVAEYAKFVAAVSYLGALGPERAADALEERARHLAERIDGADTALAETVGKGMPRLFMIEVEFAQHAWRAELDWARRTAAEIRSGSLPWPENS is encoded by the coding sequence GTGCCGTCACGCAAGATCCGCAACACCCTCGCGCTGGCCCTGCTCGGGCTGCTGCTGGAACGCCCGATGCACCCGTACGAAATGGCGTCCACGCTGCGCGAGCGCTACAAGGACTCGACGTTCAAGATCAACCCGGGCTCGCTCTACGACACCGTGGAGGCGCTGGCGAAGCACCGCTGGATCGAGCCCGTCGAGACGGTCAGGGACGGCAACCGGCCGGAGCGGACCGTCTACGCGCACACCGAACTCGGGCACCAGGAGTTCGTCGCCTGGCTCGACGAGCTCGTCCGCGAACCGGTCGCGGAGTACGCGAAGTTCGTCGCGGCGGTGAGCTACCTCGGCGCGCTCGGCCCGGAGCGGGCCGCCGACGCGCTGGAGGAACGCGCCCGCCACCTCGCCGAACGCATCGACGGCGCCGACACCGCGCTAGCCGAAACCGTCGGCAAGGGCATGCCGCGGCTGTTCATGATCGAGGTCGAGTTCGCCCAGCACGCCTGGCGCGCGGAGCTCGACTGGGCGCGCCGCACGGCCGCCGAAATCCGGTCCGGCTCCCTGCCGTGGCCCGAAAACTCCTGA